The Pseudopipra pipra isolate bDixPip1 chromosome 4, bDixPip1.hap1, whole genome shotgun sequence DNA segment GGGGaagcaacagaaacatttttaggTTACAAGTGAAGAAAAGCCACTCCTCTATGATGGTATGTTATGAAGAACAGCAGAAAACCAACCTGGAACATGTTGACATCGAGGGCTCTTACTGGTCCCGTGTGCTTGTCTTTCTGGGCAATTATTACTTCGGTGTCTCCATCTATGATTTTGGCTGGGTCGTACAGGATGACATTTCCATTTTCACCCCCAGCAATCAGGACTCCAGAGACTCTCTCCCCCGAGGTCATGCTGTGCGGGCCCCAGATCAGCTTGTGGTACCTGTAAGGCACAGAGGACCCAGTCTACAACCATCCACCACCAGCTCCCCACAGAAGGATGAATCCCCTTTTTGCTCACCCCAGCTAAAGCCTCTGCTGCAAACAGATAGAGCAGGCATGTCAGAGAAAAGCACTGCCTGCATTTCTCCTTAAGGATGAGTCTCTGTACTTACAACTCCTTTCATCAGAAAGACATGTCCCGTTCTGCTCATTAACAAGAGGCAGGGTCACAACAGGAACAATCAATTACCTGGAAACTGATAACACCTCTAATCTCCTGGCTGCAAAAACAAGTAAGTGCACCCAGCTGCACGTGATTTTGAGCTCACCTTTGCAAAACAATAGGAGTACTCAAAGTAAGGACTGTAAGCCCATCCAActgcagcctggagaaaaacTTCTGCTATTTGCCAACAGCTTCAcataagagggaaaaaaaaaaaaaaggtggaactAGAAAAATTCTACATCCCTTCCCATATCTGTGCTTTTGGATGTGCAAGCACTTCATCTGCCACACCAGGGGCTCAGCAAGTGGTTTGCTCACATCACAGACACATCTCTTGGACCACAGTCTATTTTCCAGGCTAAATCACAAGGAACTAAACACACTTCCAGAAATTAAGAACTTCTGCACCACTGTCTCTCTCTGTAAATACCCAAATTTCCTTCATCTCAGTGAACTTGCTACATAAGCAAAACAGCATTCCTGTGCATTTAGCCATGTAAGGAATGAATTTCTTCCAATAAAATGACATAGTTACCCATCAGCTCTTATGCAAACAGAAAGTAAACCCACACAGACCGGAAGGTGGCAAGGAGCTACTTTAGCATTCACTGTATTATTATTAATCTCTTTGTTATCTCTGGGAAGTCttcaagtaatttcttttaatcACAGCAACTTCAGCAGGATAAAATACATCCTGCAGGAAGCTACACAAAGAGCATATGCTGGGTGAGAAATACTGTAACAGCCAAGTGCTGAGTCTCTCACTGTTCAGATTACAGTGGGGGTTCCCCAAAGAATGATGCTACAAAAGGAAATTGGTCTGTGATATCAGACAGCCTCATTCCCTGGGTATGATTTTTATACTTCTGCACCTAACCATGAAAGTTGACGAGAAATGGAGCGACTGACAGGGTTGTCCAGGCACCACCAGCAAGACTGAACAAGACTTCAGATAATCCAAAATGAAGGTAGAAAAcagtaagaaacaaaaaagctgAGTCAACTGTTCAACTACCTTCTTCTTGCCCTATGCTCTTTCCAAGATAAAGCATGGTTCTACAAGAGCAGTGCAAAACTTTCCTTGGAAAGGATTTATCTTTTGTGGGTCTAATCACCAGGACATTTTCACTTGCtgcaaaccaaaataaagcCTGATGTATACACTGCTATCTTATCTTAAataaaaagaccaaaaaaaaacccctcgaCCTCCTTTGTAATGCATTTTCTGGGGCAAAGTCAAATTCTTGTGTTGCTCATCAAGGGAGGTACTTTCACAGGAGCGCTGCATCCCAGCTATAAGGAGGGTTCTTTGAAATTCAGTAAACAGGTAACAAGCCTTGAAGAATCTCAGTCATAGTTAAAACAAGGTGGAGCAATGAAATTCTAAAAGATCAAACACCTCATCCTGCTCCGAGCAGGTCAGTAGGACATGTTAACATCAGCTTTGCCCACAGTGCAGGGCATTAAACAGAGACTGTGGATGTTTCACCCACAAGGAGCAGTAGGCACCGGACCAGCTGCCAAAGAGCTGCCACAAGCGCTGCTGAGATGGAAATTGGATGCTCTGATGCTAAGAATGTCTCTCTGGATAAGCATACAGTAAGGAACTAAGCACTAAAGTGGAGTTGTACAGTCAAACTTGGCTTCCCAGCTGTGGGAATACATACGACATGACTCGATTTAGTTATGTTACAGGAGCCTCCCTGAAATGCCAGGATAGGGCAATAGGAAAAGTTAGGACTGCATTTTCACAATTTCACgttttcttctgttctcttgTGAATCCCAGAGACTCCACATACACACTCAAACCTTCCAGCCAATGTCAGATGTTTTAGGTTTATGTCCGAGCATGAGCTGCTTGCAACCCCTTGCAGTCCAAGCTCACTGCCCTACAACATCAGTGGCACTCGTGTGCCTTCGTCTTTCAGCGCTGAacttctgctcctctcctcaACAAATGCAGACACACCACATGAAGCGACCTTTCCACACACACCACCTACAACAGTTTCACAGATGTAACTTTTCCCTTACAACACTGCCTACCTGTGGGAGGAGGAGAATGTGGCACAGGTCTTCATATCCAGTGAAGGATCTGATAAGTCCAGCTCAAATATTTCTAGAGAAGCACTTGTGCTGAAGGTGGCGTCCAGCTGCTGAGCTGATGTACCTGCGAGGAAGCACGACTGGCAGTGAGAAAGCCACTGCACAAAGCACTGACTGCAAAAGCAGCACAAGGAGGGACATAAAAGCAACATCCTTGCAAAAAGGACCCCAAGACGGGGTTCaggtttctgtttctgttaTTTAGATGCAGTGCTACATAACTCTTCTCCCCATGGTTCACCCTTCGGGTGTTTCTTAACCTATATCAGCAGGAAAAGCTTTGGGCAAGTACCTCTCTCTCCCTGACGATGCACAGAAAATGATCAAAGTTACAAACAAGCCACAAGTGACCAGCAGTTAGGACTGCTGTCACGTTCCCctggaagaaggaggaggatggCTTACTGTCACCTGCAGAATGCAAAGCATGTTTTCATGCTGGCACAACTGGAGAATTCTACTCAAGACACCACAACCTatgccctgctccagcctccaggACACAAAGTAACTTCTACAATTTTCAACTAGGGCCACTCAATGGCAGCTACTGCACATAGCCAGAGGTTTGTCAGTCCATGCTTCCCAAAAACTCACCTGTGGCCAGGTAAAtggggtgctgctgggcagggctccATGCCTGCATGGCAGTACGATCTATTTCCTTCAGCTTCATTTTGCTAAAAAATAAAGTCCAACAAAAGTGATGCTTAAGCAGAGCATGGTGAGGCTGCACTGCCACGGATTCAGCTGCTGCACCAGGActtggcaggagctgccagagggaCTGTTCTCCTAAAGATATCCCACGGACAGGCACCTCAGCCATCCTCTCCAGAGCACACCcaggggggaggggaggaaccGTCGGCAGAGTAACATCGACACGTAGGGGAAAGCGATGGTTGCTGGACATAACACAGGAAAACGTGGGGCAAACCCTCAACTGCTGCGAAAAACcctcttccagcagcaccaaGGGATCCACCACCCTACAGCAGCTCTCTGCCTTGACTCACCAAACAAACCTGCTCCCGAGAAGACCCTCCCTGGACGCCCTGCCGCCAAACACCCTCAAGCAGCCCATTTTTGGGTCTTATTTCAACACCCCTCACCCTCGGGACTGGCACCCACGCCCCGCTTCCCACAGGAGCCGAAAGGGAAAAGGAGCGGGAAGCCGAGGTCCCCCCCCTGCCCGGCTCACCCCCGCGTCCCCGGCGCTCAGGCGCTCCCGGACCGCTCCAACGTGGcagccccggcaccgccccccgGCCGACACCGCCTTCCGGGCGCGCCCCGCGCCTTCCGGGCGGCGGCGACGGGGACGCGCCTTCCCGCGGCGGGAAGCGCCGGGAAGGGCCcgtgtggtggtggtggtgtgatgtgtgtgtgtgtatggatAGGGATGTGCAGCCGCCTCCTTCCTCGGGGTTGTCCGCCGCGTCTCTCGGGGCAGGCGCAGCCATGGGCCctgggggagagggagacagGAGTTAGGGGATCTAGAGGAGCCGGAGAAGGGGGGGCGATGAGAAAGCGGggagcggcggcagcgcgggGGCTGCGGTGCCGCCTGTCCTCAGCTCCAGGGCAGTAATCATGGCGTGCTCAGGATGTGAACAGCAGTGAGGCTCATCATCGGACAGGGGCGGGACGGGGGGCACAGCCCGAGGGAGAGACCAGCCGGCATCCACAGCCGGGGGGGGCGGCAGCGCCGGACCCACCTCTCGCGGCAGCCGAGGCGCAGCAGCGCTGCCGCTCCCCGCCGCCGGGCTCCGCGGCCGCTGCGTGGGCACACGGCGTGGCCGGGGCGGGCGCAGCCCACGGCAGACTGGGCAGCCCCGCCGGCACGGCGGTAGAACGGGAATGGCGGGCGGTGTGCCTGGCCCcgctatatatatataggggTGAGGAGCGCCGCTCCCATTGGCCCCGAGGATCGCCGCTCGCCACTGGCTGCGCCCTCCGAGGCCGCCGCTTCCGGTtggctcccttcccttcccggTCCCGCCCTCTGGACAGCGGGGACGCGGCCGCGTCCAATGGGACGGCGGTCCGCCGGCGTCGCCAGCCAAtgggggcgggggcggcccgggCGCGCGGGGCGGTGGCGGCCAACGGGCGGGCCAGCGCGGggcgcgggcgcggcggcggcgagcGCCGGTTCCGCCATGACGCGGAGCTGCTCCGCGCTGGGCTGCACCGCACGCGACAGCGCGCGGAGCCGCGAGCGCGGCGTCTCCTTCCACCAGTGAGCGAGCGCCCCCTgcgcccccgccgcgctccccgcgctccccgccgtccctctccctccatccctgtctCTCCGTTTGCCGCAGGTTCCCGGTGGACGCCGCGCAGCGCCGCGCGTGGATCCGCGCCGTGAACCGCGTGGACCCGCAGAGCCGGCGGCCGtggcggcccggccccggcgccaTCCTCTGCTCCCGACACTTCGCCGAGGGGGACTTCGAGCGCTTCGGGCTGCGGCGGAAGCTGCGGCGGGGGGCCGTGCCCTCCCGCTTCCTGCCCCCGGTGCGGTGCGGGCGGTAccggccgcgctccccgcgccccctccccgcggggTGTCCCCGTGTGCCGtgaccttccctctccctcccccgCCAGGAGCCGCCGGGCGCCggccggaggaggaggaggagcaggaccCGCGTGCGGGCGCTGAAGCAGCCGCTGCGCGGCCCCCCCGGCGGGGACCACAACTACAGCCTGCGGGGCCGCCCCACGGACACCCCGCGCACCGTGGCGAGCCTCCTCAGGATGCTGGTGAAGAAGCGGCAGCTTCCTGAGGAAATCGTGAGTTTGCTGCGGGCGCAGTTTTCAGGTACTGCAAGGGACGCTTGCTGAGGTAGACAGAGCGTGTGCTCGCTCCCTCATCCCGGTTTTGTGTCTTTGCTTGACTTTGTGGTGCTGGTAATCCCCGACTGTTAGGCTCCTAGGACCTCCCAGCTTTGTGGTTTCTAGGTCCGGAATGCAGACACCAATCCTACAGAGAATTAAAGTCTCCCCCAAAAATCCAGTTGCTTGAGGCTGGGTGCAGTGTTCAGGTCAGACCTGTAACCAAGGCTGTTAAATCAAACTATGCCACCATTCACTTGTCACATGACTCAAGAATAGAGTGTATTTAACTAGGAAAACCTTGTCTTTTGTGCTGCCCAGAAGTGGCTTCTGTTAACACTGATGATCTAACCTGAAGAAGCCATTTCAAATCACAGAGTTCAGCTGTAAGTTGCTGGCTTCTTACTTGCTATGTCAGTTTTTAAGCAGCACCCATGTGTGAGATTCACAGTCTTTACTCAAAACTGCAGAATGACATTCACACCAGACTTCAGGACCAAGTGGTTCCAGAGGCCACACCCCGTTGCCTTGTGTTCTGCAGTGTATTTGTATCACGCATCCCTCTGTTATGAGCCCTTTATTTGCTTCACTAAAGCTGATCTCTTGTGATTTCTTTTCGAGCAGATTTGCCTTTTGAGCTGCACAGCTGGAGGCAGATGGCAGAATACTCACCAGAAATGAGGCAATTTGCCTGTATTCTCCACCTCTACCATATTAAGGCCTATGATTATCTGCGGAagatttttcccctccctcatccctgcagcctgACAAAGCAAGTTTTTACTCATTCCTTCATTCTGAATGTATTTCCAGGTACTCGTGTAGGAATAGGTGTAACAGATCTGTCCCGAGGAGCAGTAATTCAACGGTAGTAattttccttgctttgtttttagtAACAGGAGCAGAGTGGAAAGCAGATGTCAAGGAACACGGATAGCCCTCAGAGAGCTGGAATGTGTTCCTGCATGTGGGACACAGCATAAGAATAACACACCTGCACTATGTCCCGGGCTGCTTATCAGAATTTACTACCTGAAGTGCTGTCAGACCTGACAACAAGAGGTTGTAATGACAGACAAAACAAAGGCTGAAGGAACTCTCCCCCTGCAGGTTTAGAGCCTCAGACTCCTGTAGGGCAGCTGGAGGATGCTCAAGGGATACACACGTTGTCTATGCCAGCCTGTGGGGTTTTACACAGCTTCCTCCAAGGAATCTTCTCACAGGGGTGGCAGGAGATAGTGGATAGGGTATAGTGTATTGGGAAGAGTAGCATTCCACATGGACTGCTGAGGGGTTCACATCTTCCAAACTGGATTACAGTGTCCGGTGTGTACATAGCCTGATTCACACTTCTGTGgtgtaattttttcccccctgttatCATGAGATCTTATACAAGGTGCTTTCCTTGGCTTCCCATCACTAGGATGTGAGAAAACAAACTCGCACTACTAAGAAAGGCAGGGCTGCCAGTTTTACACTCTGTCAGCCTGCTCTGCAGTCCAGGCATGGCTGACCACATCCTGAGGGGTAAAAGGTGCTGACTGTTGCTTCAGCTTTCTCAGAATCACATCTCAgaatcacatcctccttttttttccagttggcTGTCTAATAACGAGGCTGCTGCAGGCTTCAGCAATGACATTTTTATCCGGCTTCAGGAAAAGGTGGAGAGAGGGGATCAGGCCTACTGCTACTGTGCTGTTATGGTACAAGACATGtccctgcagaagcagcaggagtgGGACCCACAGACCAGGCGCCTGACAGGCTTTGTTGACCTGGGAGCAGGCATCCTTGATGCTGATGAGGCTCCGCTGGCCTCGGAAGCAATAATCCTCATGGCAGTCGGCATCTCCAGTCCCTGGACAGCTCCACTGGGCTACTTCTTTGTGAACAGCATGACCGGCCGCTTGCTTGCTCAGCTCTTTCATCAGACCATCAGTAAGCTGAATAACATTGGGATCACGGTCCTGGCTGTGACATCAGGTGCCTCTGCTTGCGGTGCTGAGACCGCCAGAGCTTTGGGGATCAGGATGGATCCCGAAAGGATTCGGTGCACTTTCCATCATCCGCCTGGTTCTGCTCACAGCATCACATACTTCTTTGATGTTTGTCACGCACTTCAGCTGATAAGGAATGCTCTGCAGTGCTTCCAGAAAGTAGAGTGGCTCAGTGACACCATGTGGTGGCAGCATGTGGtggagctggcagctctgcGGGAGCAGAGGGTGTTTGAGCCAAGCAGTCCCTGCTCAGGCAGATCTGGGAGCAAAGAGAGTTACCACCTGAAGGTCAACTTTGCTACACTGTTGTTCAGCGAAGGTGTTGCCGATGCCCTAGAACATCTCCAGAAGCTGGGCCTGGCCTCATTTCAGAactgcagtggcactgtcaaGTTTGTGCGTTTGATGAGCTCTCTGTGCGATGTATTTTGTGGCAGAGGTCCCTATGGA contains these protein-coding regions:
- the THAP9 gene encoding DNA transposase THAP9, which codes for MTRSCSALGCTARDSARSRERGVSFHQFPVDAAQRRAWIRAVNRVDPQSRRPWRPGPGAILCSRHFAEGDFERFGLRRKLRRGAVPSRFLPPEPPGAGRRRRRSRTRVRALKQPLRGPPGGDHNYSLRGRPTDTPRTVASLLRMLVKKRQLPEEIVSLLRAQFSDLPFELHSWRQMAEYSPEMRQFACILHLYHIKAYDYLRKIFPLPHPCSLTNWLSNNEAAAGFSNDIFIRLQEKVERGDQAYCYCAVMVQDMSLQKQQEWDPQTRRLTGFVDLGAGILDADEAPLASEAIILMAVGISSPWTAPLGYFFVNSMTGRLLAQLFHQTISKLNNIGITVLAVTSGASACGAETARALGIRMDPERIRCTFHHPPGSAHSITYFFDVCHALQLIRNALQCFQKVEWLSDTMWWQHVVELAALREQRVFEPSSPCSGRSGSKESYHLKVNFATLLFSEGVADALEHLQKLGLASFQNCSGTVKFVRLMSSLCDVFCGRGPYGKGLKVPLLAGNYTKISNLFNEAKSFFVTLTDSVGRYIIKSKRKLGFLSLLLNAESLKWLYSNYMCPEGTPSHHLQTYAFSLDPLELFLRALQQACGTSGSPTCTVFQAAYHKLLASCSLSPGSPHGSGSGNVSSLDVSLSHSRDLTLGSIRAQYNPARRRALATEYPFCAGLLLHSSALSNALTDLSLHAWSVTCAASFVAEQLAWDLQCEACLASLFDSDESRLRCRSVLYVKKLGRVSLPSASVHCIASISERVLKRYGNVGGGNKNTKLWHSSLEQKVFQELLGERPLFPTLTNHLFDGELSINNHYTVLLKKITRCYLNMRTNPAQHLNLKYPCGRHRLKRHLFPSPLGSCQSSCTHVAS